Proteins found in one Miscanthus floridulus cultivar M001 chromosome 4, ASM1932011v1, whole genome shotgun sequence genomic segment:
- the LOC136549923 gene encoding 1-aminocyclopropane-1-carboxylate oxidase-like: MREYRVELWKLAERVMEAMDENLGLGRGSIKAAFSGDGRHEPFFGTKVSHYPPCPCPDLIMGLRTHTDVGGVILLFQDDRVGGLEVLKDGQWTDVQPLAGAIVVNTGDQIEVLSNGRYRSAWHRMLPMRDGNRRSIASFYNPANEATVSPVAVASGGEAYPKYVFGDYMDVYAKQKFQAKEPRFEAMESEADSLEYAQDIEKLLKGGNIHQDRFLYK, from the exons ATGCGCGAGTACCGCGTCGAGCTGTGGAAGCTCGCCGAGCGCGTCATGGAGGCCATGGACGAGAACCTCGGCCTCGGCAGGGGCAGCATCAAGGCTGCCTTCTCCGGCGACGGCCGGCACGAGCCCTTCTTCGGCACCAAGGTCAGCCACTAcccgccgtgcccgtgcccgGACCTCATCATGGGCCTGCGCACGCACACCGACGTCGGCGGCGTCATCCTGCTGTTCCAGGACGACAGGGTCGGTGGCCTGGAGGTGCTCAAGGACGGCCAGTGGACCGACGTGCAGCCGCTCGCGGGCGCCATCGTCGTCAACACCGGCGACCAGATCGAGGTGCTTAGTAACGGCCGCTACCGTAGCGCGTGGCACCGCATGCTGCCCATGCGCGACGGCAATCgccgctccatcgcctccttctaCAACCCAGCCAACGAGGCCACCGTCTCGCCGGTGGCGGTGGCCAGCGGCGGGGAGGCGTACCCGAAGTACGTGTTCGGCGACTACATGGACGTGTATGCCAAGCAGAAGTTCCAGGCCAAGGAGCCCAGGTTTGAAGCC ATGGAGAGCGAAGCTGACTCTCTAGAATacgcacaagatatagaaaagttgTTAAAGGGTGGAAACATACACCAAGATCGATTTTTATACAAATAG
- the LOC136549922 gene encoding protein DETOXIFICATION 27-like isoform X2, which translates to MESRSDVPLISDSELPDRRGGGRIPELAKEVWGESKKLWVVAGPAAFTRLTFYGMTVVSQAFAGHIGDLELAAFSIATTVISGLSFGFFVGMASAMETLCGQAYGAKQYHMMGIYLQRSWLILLSFAVLLTPTYIFSGQLLTALGQPAELSRQAGVVSLYMLPLHFVYAIILPLNKFLQCQRKNWVAAVTTAAAFPVHVVATWLLVHYFRLGVFGAAMALTLSWALATVGLLSYAFGSGCPETWKGFSASAFVDLKDFIKLSAASGVMLCLENWYYRILVFLTGYVKNAELAVDALSICISYAGWEMMIHLGFLAGTGVRVANELGAANGAGARFATIVSMTTSFLISLFISFLILIFHDKLGMIFSSSQAVIDAVDNISFLLALTILFNGIQPVLSGVAVGSGWQALVAYVNIGSYYLIGVPFGFLLGWGLHYGVQGIWVGMIVGTMVQTLILAYIILRCDWNEEALKASTRMRRWSNSN; encoded by the exons ATGGAGAGTCGGAGCGATGTCCCGCTCATCTCCGACTCCGAGCTGCCGGacaggaggggaggaggcaggaTCCCTGAGCTTGCGAAGGAGGTATGGGGAGAGTCCAAGAAGCTGTGGGTGGTCGCCGGCCCGGCCGCGTTCACGAGGCTGACATTCTATGGCATGACCGTGGTCAGCCAGGCCTTTGCCGGGCACATCGGTGACCTTGAGCTCGCCGCCTTCTCCATCGCCACCACTGTCATCTCCGGTCTCAGCTTTGGTTTCTTT GTTGGCATGGCAAGTGCAATGGAGACGCTCTGCGGCCAAGCCTACGGTGCAAAGCAGTACCACATGATGGGCATCTACCTGCAGCGCTCGTGGCTCATCCTCCTCAGCTTCGCCGTGCTCCTTACTCCGACGTACATCTTCAGCGGGCAGCTGCTCACCGCGTTGGGTCAGCCCGCCGAGCTGTCGCGCCAGGCGGGCGTGGTCAGCCTGTACATGCTCCCTCTGCACTTCGTCTACGCCATCATCCTGCCGCTCAACAAGTTCCTGCAGTGCCAGCGCAAGAACTGGGTCGCCGCGGTCACCACGGCCGCGGCGTTCCCCGTGCACGTCGTCGCTACCTGGCTGCTGGTGCACTACTTCCGGCTCGGGGTCTTTGGAGCCGCGATGGCGCTCACCTTGTCCTGGGCACTCGCAACGGTGGGCCTCCTCTCGTATGCCTTCGGCAGCGGGTGCCCGGAGACGTGGAAGGGATTCTCAGCTTCAGCGTTCGTGGACTTGAAGGACTTCATCAAGCTGTCCGCGGCGTCTGGTGTCATGCTCTG CTTGGAGAATTGGTACTACCGGATCTTGGTTTTCCTGACGGGATATGTGAAGAACGCTGAACTGGCTGTCGATGCACTGTCCATCTG TATAAGTTATGCTGGATGGGAAATGATGATTCATTTGGGATTCTTAGCAGGCACTGG GGTGAGGGTGGCTAATGAGCTCGGTGCAGCCAACGGAGCAGGAGCGAGATTTGCGACAATTGTGTCGATGACGACATCATTTCTGATCAGCCTATTCATTAGTTTTCTCATACTGATTTTCCATGACAAACTCGGAATGATCTTCTCGTCGAGTCAGGCTGTGATCGATGCAGTAGACAACATTTCCTTTCTGCTGGCCCTCACCATCCTCTTCAATGGAATCCAACCTGTGCTCTCTG GAGTTGCTGTTGGTTCAGGGTGGCAGGCATTGGTTGCTTATGTCAACATTGGGAGCTATTACTTGATTGGTGTTCCTTTCGGTTTTCTGCTAGGATGGGGCTTGCATTATGGGGTTCAA GGAATTTGGGTCGGAATGATAGTTGGCACAATGGTGCAAACTCTAATACTGGCATATATCATTCTACGGTGTGATTGGAATGAAGAG GCATTGAAAGCTAGTACCCGAATGCGGAGATGGAGCAACTCCAACTGA
- the LOC136549922 gene encoding protein DETOXIFICATION 27-like isoform X1: MESRSDVPLISDSELPDRRGGGRIPELAKEVWGESKKLWVVAGPAAFTRLTFYGMTVVSQAFAGHIGDLELAAFSIATTVISGLSFGFFIHFTGWHGKCNGDALRPSLRCKAVPHDGHLPAALVAHPPQLRRAPYSDVHLQRAAAHRVGSARRAVAPGGRGQPVHAPSALRLRHHPAAQQVPAVPAQELGRRGHHGRGVPRARRRYLAAGALLPARGLWSRDGAHLVLGTRNGGPPLVCLRQRVPGDVEGILSFSVRGLEGLHQAVRGVWCHALVWHFFLLFCSLENWYYRILVFLTGYVKNAELAVDALSICISYAGWEMMIHLGFLAGTGVRVANELGAANGAGARFATIVSMTTSFLISLFISFLILIFHDKLGMIFSSSQAVIDAVDNISFLLALTILFNGIQPVLSGVAVGSGWQALVAYVNIGSYYLIGVPFGFLLGWGLHYGVQGIWVGMIVGTMVQTLILAYIILRCDWNEEALKASTRMRRWSNSN, translated from the exons ATGGAGAGTCGGAGCGATGTCCCGCTCATCTCCGACTCCGAGCTGCCGGacaggaggggaggaggcaggaTCCCTGAGCTTGCGAAGGAGGTATGGGGAGAGTCCAAGAAGCTGTGGGTGGTCGCCGGCCCGGCCGCGTTCACGAGGCTGACATTCTATGGCATGACCGTGGTCAGCCAGGCCTTTGCCGGGCACATCGGTGACCTTGAGCTCGCCGCCTTCTCCATCGCCACCACTGTCATCTCCGGTCTCAGCTTTGGTTTCTTT ATACATTTCACAGGTTGGCATGGCAAGTGCAATGGAGACGCTCTGCGGCCAAGCCTACGGTGCAAAGCAGTACCACATGATGGGCATCTACCTGCAGCGCTCGTGGCTCATCCTCCTCAGCTTCGCCGTGCTCCTTACTCCGACGTACATCTTCAGCGGGCAGCTGCTCACCGCGTTGGGTCAGCCCGCCGAGCTGTCGCGCCAGGCGGGCGTGGTCAGCCTGTACATGCTCCCTCTGCACTTCGTCTACGCCATCATCCTGCCGCTCAACAAGTTCCTGCAGTGCCAGCGCAAGAACTGGGTCGCCGCGGTCACCACGGCCGCGGCGTTCCCCGTGCACGTCGTCGCTACCTGGCTGCTGGTGCACTACTTCCGGCTCGGGGTCTTTGGAGCCGCGATGGCGCTCACCTTGTCCTGGGCACTCGCAACGGTGGGCCTCCTCTCGTATGCCTTCGGCAGCGGGTGCCCGGAGACGTGGAAGGGATTCTCAGCTTCAGCGTTCGTGGACTTGAAGGACTTCATCAAGCTGTCCGCGGCGTCTGGTGTCATGCTCTG GTATGGCATTTTTTCCTTCTGTTTTGCAGCTTGGAGAATTGGTACTACCGGATCTTGGTTTTCCTGACGGGATATGTGAAGAACGCTGAACTGGCTGTCGATGCACTGTCCATCTG TATAAGTTATGCTGGATGGGAAATGATGATTCATTTGGGATTCTTAGCAGGCACTGG GGTGAGGGTGGCTAATGAGCTCGGTGCAGCCAACGGAGCAGGAGCGAGATTTGCGACAATTGTGTCGATGACGACATCATTTCTGATCAGCCTATTCATTAGTTTTCTCATACTGATTTTCCATGACAAACTCGGAATGATCTTCTCGTCGAGTCAGGCTGTGATCGATGCAGTAGACAACATTTCCTTTCTGCTGGCCCTCACCATCCTCTTCAATGGAATCCAACCTGTGCTCTCTG GAGTTGCTGTTGGTTCAGGGTGGCAGGCATTGGTTGCTTATGTCAACATTGGGAGCTATTACTTGATTGGTGTTCCTTTCGGTTTTCTGCTAGGATGGGGCTTGCATTATGGGGTTCAA GGAATTTGGGTCGGAATGATAGTTGGCACAATGGTGCAAACTCTAATACTGGCATATATCATTCTACGGTGTGATTGGAATGAAGAG GCATTGAAAGCTAGTACCCGAATGCGGAGATGGAGCAACTCCAACTGA